The Paraburkholderia sp. SOS3 genome includes a region encoding these proteins:
- a CDS encoding LysR substrate-binding domain-containing protein, whose product MKKLDLDVLEMVVAVADTGSFVGAAQSVHRSPSAVSMQIKAIEQTLGKPLFTRTTRDVVMTQEGRTLADYGRQMLAMREEAWASVVRPEVRGRVTIGVPDDYASSLLPSVLRKFAIAHPRVEIRVIGLPSSGLVPLLKDNTLDLACFTKARGVSGEFIRFEPMVWAAAARGKQQVWKERPLPIAVFEQGSAARAHATAALQQAGIRYRMSYESPSLLGLFSMVEAGLAVAPLARCSVPNHLVQPGEAEGLPPLPELEVILARSARSARPPVDFLAERILTDLRV is encoded by the coding sequence ATGAAAAAGCTCGATCTCGATGTGCTGGAAATGGTCGTGGCGGTGGCGGATACGGGCTCGTTCGTCGGCGCGGCGCAATCGGTGCATCGATCGCCGTCGGCGGTCAGCATGCAGATCAAGGCAATCGAGCAAACGCTCGGCAAGCCGCTTTTCACGCGCACCACGCGCGATGTCGTCATGACGCAGGAGGGCCGCACGCTCGCCGACTATGGCCGGCAAATGCTCGCTATGCGCGAGGAAGCGTGGGCGTCCGTGGTTCGTCCGGAGGTGCGCGGGCGCGTCACGATCGGCGTGCCCGATGACTATGCGTCGTCGCTGCTGCCCAGCGTTTTGCGGAAGTTCGCGATTGCGCATCCGCGGGTGGAAATCCGTGTGATCGGTCTGCCGAGCAGCGGGCTTGTTCCGCTGCTCAAGGACAATACGCTAGATCTCGCCTGCTTTACGAAAGCGCGAGGCGTATCCGGTGAATTCATTCGCTTTGAGCCGATGGTCTGGGCCGCGGCGGCACGCGGCAAGCAGCAGGTGTGGAAGGAACGCCCGCTGCCGATCGCGGTATTCGAGCAAGGCAGCGCTGCCCGCGCGCATGCAACCGCGGCCTTGCAGCAGGCTGGCATTCGCTACCGGATGTCCTACGAGAGTCCGAGTTTGCTCGGATTGTTCAGCATGGTCGAAGCGGGTCTCGCGGTTGCGCCGCTCGCAAGGTGCAGCGTGCCGAATCACCTCGTGCAACCCGGAGAGGCAGAAGGTCTGCCGCCGCTCCCGGAACTCGAAGTCATCCTCGCGCGCAGTGCGCGGTCGGCAAGGCCGCCCGTCGATTTTCTGGCAGAGCGGATTTTGACTGATTTGCGGGTTTGA
- a CDS encoding LysE family translocator: MGTMTEFLTVGGMLAVTPGPNMVYVMSRSVGQGPRAGLISLGGVMLGYLFYMFGAAFGITALFVAIPGACRVLAACGALYLLYLAWQALRPGGRSPLQIAEVQIEGPHRLFAMGAATSLLNPKLALIFLSLLPQFIDYQTGSVLRQSLVLGGALITAFASVNALVAVSSGSVAGLIASRPRWLLAQRWVMGIMLGLLGAKMGIDAWHWAAPV, translated from the coding sequence ATGGGAACGATGACCGAATTCCTGACCGTCGGCGGCATGCTGGCTGTGACGCCCGGCCCGAATATGGTCTACGTGATGTCGCGCTCAGTCGGACAAGGCCCGAGGGCAGGGCTGATATCGCTTGGCGGCGTCATGCTTGGCTATCTGTTCTATATGTTCGGCGCGGCGTTTGGGATTACCGCGCTGTTCGTCGCCATTCCCGGTGCGTGTCGTGTCCTTGCTGCCTGCGGCGCGCTTTACCTGCTTTATCTCGCGTGGCAGGCTCTGAGGCCAGGTGGCCGCTCGCCATTGCAGATCGCTGAAGTTCAGATTGAAGGACCGCATCGCCTGTTTGCGATGGGCGCGGCTACTAGTTTGCTGAATCCGAAACTCGCGCTGATTTTTCTGTCGTTGCTGCCGCAATTTATCGATTACCAGACAGGTAGTGTGCTGCGGCAGTCGCTGGTGCTCGGTGGCGCGCTGATTACCGCATTTGCTTCGGTTAACGCATTGGTTGCCGTGTCGTCGGGCAGCGTCGCGGGATTGATCGCGAGCCGGCCGCGATGGCTGCTTGCGCAGCGTTGGGTAATGGGCATCATGCTCGGGCTGCTCGGTGCGAAGATGGGTATCGATGCGTGGCATTGGGCTGCGCCGGTGTAA